A genomic stretch from Helianthus annuus cultivar XRQ/B chromosome 1, HanXRQr2.0-SUNRISE, whole genome shotgun sequence includes:
- the LOC110867718 gene encoding uncharacterized protein LOC110867718: MNFDLNLGFFDHPSSNDQPQNISIDELLSGSIREVDSNHPTVNHRLPAVHRHIPVPTVAVNPPPGVAASGAAADNDEKVQEAIKTGENGDEGSFFDCNICLDLASEPVVTCCGHLFCWPCIYRWLFLHSNAKQCPICKGEVTMKTITPIYSRSNVPHVTKAIDPNSSYKIPSRPPAHRIESWRHSFQRETLNLPIIEMVRRLDNNRFHLSRDPLSSNPQEIPSTHLLNRIFTSRGMRRGRDSVPATSPEVTVDLPNDYIPNLTSGESFVDSYFRDHPEEINQDEFPLIDRHSMSSVAGIIQSEVTTTSMSSRRRREPATSTVLDVDRGNSRPRRRRLL; the protein is encoded by the coding sequence ATGAATTTTGACCTTAATTTGGGATTTTTTGATCACCCTTCCTCTAATGATCAGCCACAAAATATTAGCATTGATGAGTTGCTAAGTGGCTCTATAAGGGAAGTGGATTCCAATCACCCTACGGTTAACCACCGGCTGCCGGCAGTTCATAGGCATATTCCCGTTCCTACGGTAGCCGTAAATCCACCTCCAGGGGTGGCAGCCAGTGGTGCTGCCGCTGATAATGACGAAAAGGTTCAAGAAGCGATTAAAACAGGCGAAAACGGTGATGAAGGTAGCTTTTTCGATTGTAATATATGTTTGGATTTAGCGAGTGAGCCGGTTGTGACATGTTGCGGTCACTTATTTTGCTGGCCGTGTATTTACCGGTGGTTGTTTCTTCACTCGAACGCAAAACAATGTCCGATTTGCAAAGGTGAAGTAACTATGAAAACCATAACTCCGATTTATAGTCGGTCAAACGTCCCGCATGTAACAAAAGCGATAGATCCAAATTCAAGTTACAAGATACCTAGTAGACCGCCAGCCCACCGGATCGAGAGCTGGAGACATTCTTTTCAACGAGAAACACTTAATCTCCCGATCATCGAAATGGTTCGAAGGCTTGATAATAACAGGTTTCATCTTTCTCGGGATCCGCTGTCGAGCAACCCGCAAGAAATCCCGAGTACCCATTTGCTAAACAGGATTTTCACATCCCGTGGGATGCGAAGGGGACGCGATTCAGTACCTGCTACCTCACCAGAGGTTACAGTGGACTTGCCAAATGATTATATCCCTAACCTTACATCTGGAGAAAGTTTTGTCGACTCGTATTTTCGGGACCACCCTGAAGAAATAAATCAAGATGAGTTTCCGTTGATCGATAGACATTCAATGTCGAGTGTGGCTGGCATTATACAGTCCGAAGTCACGACGACTAGCATGAGTTCGAGAAGAAGACGTGAACCAGCAACGTCTACGGTTTTGGATGTCGATAGAGGAAATTCTCGGCCCAGACGGAGGAGATTGCTTTGA